One window of the Ananas comosus cultivar F153 linkage group 21, ASM154086v1, whole genome shotgun sequence genome contains the following:
- the LOC109726174 gene encoding U11/U12 small nuclear ribonucleoprotein 48 kDa protein isoform X2: MDPSLAVHPSSVPFAPTPTTPLLPNPNPNPNPNPNRNLTTTISLLQSLTALADSTLASAAPLLLHPSPSAAAAAAAAGFRRCPYDPRHRMPPESLFRHSLLCPSAPGGPLLDLAASLGALRYPASLKPSSELRNEAQFHLPLADPAADLCFSLDSELGDLGSNFFYRDCPGVVTTPEPDTSPRSFTLPGFLLTECANFVCCDGSCDSGGADSLGAGIRILPSEYWALRCEVEAWRDYPVSYSYSVLCVASSLDRVEESALKRWIISNSDQYGILIDAAMRDHIHLLLKLCLKAVATEACCSLKLLLSKDGLLDPKGSTFECPRLVGSLSWLASQLSILYGEPNCKFFAIGILKESIMQRGSNLLLGKLTEKKVGGNVGMIGSDDGVSGKGNDTSEVKPVEDEKSSEDVGRGEVFVSQVAAAIAALHERSLFEERIRALRFSQPLSKSQLVMEHSYASARAIEERGRRPNYRPVLEHDGLLMYRVLSQDSGKTKTKEELLAEERDYKRRRSSYRGKKVKRNPTEVLRDIIEDHMEEIKQAGGIGCYVKAATDTEHNPVEPHPQ; this comes from the exons ATGGATCCGTCGCTCGCCGTCCACCCCTCCTCCGTCCCCTTCGCCCCAACCCCCACCACCCCACtcctcccaaaccctaaccctaaccctaaccctaaccctaatcgtAATCTCACTACCACCATCTCCCTTCTCCAATCCCTCACCGCCCTCGCCGACTCCAccctcgcctccgccgcccccctcctcctccacccctccccctcggccgccgccgccgccgccgctgccgggTTCCGCCGCTGTCCGTACGACCCCCGCCACCGCATGCCGCCGGAGTCCCTCTTCCGCCACTCCCTCCTCTGCCCCTCCGCCCCCGGCGGGCCCCTCCTCGACCTCGCCGCCTCCCTCGGCGCCCTCCGCTACCCCGCCTCCCTCAAACCCTCCTCCGAGCTCCGGAACGAGGCCCAGTTCCATCTCCCCCTCGCCGATCCCGCAGCCGATCTCTGCTTCTCGCTCGACTCCGAGCTCGGCGACCTCGGCTCCAACTTCTTCTACCGGGACTGCCCCGGCGTCGTCACCACGCCGGAGCCCGACACCTCTCCTAGAAGCTTCACGCTGCCCGGTTTCCTCTTGACCGAATGCGCTAACTTCGTCTGCTGCGACGGCAGCTGCGATAGCGGCGGTGCCGATTCGCTTGGAGCCGGGATTCGGATTCTTCCCTCCGAGTATTGGGCTTTGAGATGTGAGGTGGAGGCTTGGAGAGACTATCCGGTGTCATACTCGTATTCGGTCCTTTGCGTGGCATCGAGCTTGGATCGGGTCGAAGAAAGCGCTTTGAAGAGGTGGATAATCTCGAACTCTGATCAATATGGTATTTTGATCGATGCGGCAATGAGAGATCACATACATTTGCTTTTGAAACTGTGCTTGAAGGCGGTCGCTACTGAAGCTTGTTGTTCTCTCAAGCTTCTGCTGAGTAAAGATGGCCTTTTAGATCCGAAAGGTTCCACTTTCGAGTGCCCTAGGTTGGTTGGGAGCTTGTCTTGGTTGGCATCTCAGCTTTCAATTTTGTATGGAGAACCCAATTGTAAGTTCTTTGCGATCGGGATACTCAAGGAATCGATAATGCAACGAGGTTCAAATTTGTTACTAGGGAAGTTAACGGAAAAGAAGGTTGGAGGGAATGTTGGTATGATTGGTAGTGATGATGGAGTTAGCGGAAAAGGTAATGATACTAGTGAGGTAAAACCTGTTGAAGATGAAAAATCTTCTGAAGATGTTGGTCGGGGAGAAGTGTTTGTATCTCAGGTTGCGGCTGCAATTGCTGCATTGCATGAAAGGTCCCTCTTCGAAGAAAGGATCAGAGCTCTTCGATTTTCCCAACCGCTCTCAAAATCTCAGCT AGTCATGGAACATTCATATGCATCAGCTCGGGCTATCGAGGAAAGAGGGAGACGGCCCAATTATAGACCTGTTTTGGAGCATGATGGGCTACTTATGTATCGTGTACTGAGCCAG GATTCTGGTAAAACCAAGACTAAAGAAGAGCTATTAGCTGAGGAAAGGGATTACAAAAGGAGAAGATCGTCGTATCGTGGCAAGAAGGTGAAGCGAAATCCAACAGAG GTATTAAGGGACATAATTGAGGATCATATGGAGGAAATCAAGCAGGCAGGAGGAATTGGATGCTATGTGAAAGCTGCTACTGACACTGAACATAATCCGGTCGAACCCCATCCTCA GTAA
- the LOC109726174 gene encoding U11/U12 small nuclear ribonucleoprotein 48 kDa protein isoform X1 has product MDPSLAVHPSSVPFAPTPTTPLLPNPNPNPNPNPNRNLTTTISLLQSLTALADSTLASAAPLLLHPSPSAAAAAAAAGFRRCPYDPRHRMPPESLFRHSLLCPSAPGGPLLDLAASLGALRYPASLKPSSELRNEAQFHLPLADPAADLCFSLDSELGDLGSNFFYRDCPGVVTTPEPDTSPRSFTLPGFLLTECANFVCCDGSCDSGGADSLGAGIRILPSEYWALRCEVEAWRDYPVSYSYSVLCVASSLDRVEESALKRWIISNSDQYGILIDAAMRDHIHLLLKLCLKAVATEACCSLKLLLSKDGLLDPKGSTFECPRLVGSLSWLASQLSILYGEPNCKFFAIGILKESIMQRGSNLLLGKLTEKKVGGNVGMIGSDDGVSGKGNDTSEVKPVEDEKSSEDVGRGEVFVSQVAAAIAALHERSLFEERIRALRFSQPLSKSQLVMEHSYASARAIEERGRRPNYRPVLEHDGLLMYRVLSQDSGKTKTKEELLAEERDYKRRRSSYRGKKVKRNPTEVLRDIIEDHMEEIKQAGGIGCYVKAATDTEHNPVEPHPQYGTTHFSGLHSNLYDLQETNRKSPSYRKLLNVDASRHGTSESYHMRNSNQKSRYEKHEYGDDLERSRHDKGKTYDSESSVTHRNHSHVYDRKTQQKKQNDEHSYRYERDDSDYYLRKKDHSTRSTLTSRSLKRGYDYVSEDAGKERSRTYERRRSESVTQDAFGDRYDPIVSHEDYDARNDQLDYDGVQRHGTSTRRHLPNSHRI; this is encoded by the exons ATGGATCCGTCGCTCGCCGTCCACCCCTCCTCCGTCCCCTTCGCCCCAACCCCCACCACCCCACtcctcccaaaccctaaccctaaccctaaccctaaccctaatcgtAATCTCACTACCACCATCTCCCTTCTCCAATCCCTCACCGCCCTCGCCGACTCCAccctcgcctccgccgcccccctcctcctccacccctccccctcggccgccgccgccgccgccgctgccgggTTCCGCCGCTGTCCGTACGACCCCCGCCACCGCATGCCGCCGGAGTCCCTCTTCCGCCACTCCCTCCTCTGCCCCTCCGCCCCCGGCGGGCCCCTCCTCGACCTCGCCGCCTCCCTCGGCGCCCTCCGCTACCCCGCCTCCCTCAAACCCTCCTCCGAGCTCCGGAACGAGGCCCAGTTCCATCTCCCCCTCGCCGATCCCGCAGCCGATCTCTGCTTCTCGCTCGACTCCGAGCTCGGCGACCTCGGCTCCAACTTCTTCTACCGGGACTGCCCCGGCGTCGTCACCACGCCGGAGCCCGACACCTCTCCTAGAAGCTTCACGCTGCCCGGTTTCCTCTTGACCGAATGCGCTAACTTCGTCTGCTGCGACGGCAGCTGCGATAGCGGCGGTGCCGATTCGCTTGGAGCCGGGATTCGGATTCTTCCCTCCGAGTATTGGGCTTTGAGATGTGAGGTGGAGGCTTGGAGAGACTATCCGGTGTCATACTCGTATTCGGTCCTTTGCGTGGCATCGAGCTTGGATCGGGTCGAAGAAAGCGCTTTGAAGAGGTGGATAATCTCGAACTCTGATCAATATGGTATTTTGATCGATGCGGCAATGAGAGATCACATACATTTGCTTTTGAAACTGTGCTTGAAGGCGGTCGCTACTGAAGCTTGTTGTTCTCTCAAGCTTCTGCTGAGTAAAGATGGCCTTTTAGATCCGAAAGGTTCCACTTTCGAGTGCCCTAGGTTGGTTGGGAGCTTGTCTTGGTTGGCATCTCAGCTTTCAATTTTGTATGGAGAACCCAATTGTAAGTTCTTTGCGATCGGGATACTCAAGGAATCGATAATGCAACGAGGTTCAAATTTGTTACTAGGGAAGTTAACGGAAAAGAAGGTTGGAGGGAATGTTGGTATGATTGGTAGTGATGATGGAGTTAGCGGAAAAGGTAATGATACTAGTGAGGTAAAACCTGTTGAAGATGAAAAATCTTCTGAAGATGTTGGTCGGGGAGAAGTGTTTGTATCTCAGGTTGCGGCTGCAATTGCTGCATTGCATGAAAGGTCCCTCTTCGAAGAAAGGATCAGAGCTCTTCGATTTTCCCAACCGCTCTCAAAATCTCAGCT AGTCATGGAACATTCATATGCATCAGCTCGGGCTATCGAGGAAAGAGGGAGACGGCCCAATTATAGACCTGTTTTGGAGCATGATGGGCTACTTATGTATCGTGTACTGAGCCAG GATTCTGGTAAAACCAAGACTAAAGAAGAGCTATTAGCTGAGGAAAGGGATTACAAAAGGAGAAGATCGTCGTATCGTGGCAAGAAGGTGAAGCGAAATCCAACAGAG GTATTAAGGGACATAATTGAGGATCATATGGAGGAAATCAAGCAGGCAGGAGGAATTGGATGCTATGTGAAAGCTGCTACTGACACTGAACATAATCCGGTCGAACCCCATCCTCAGTATGGCACGACACACTTTTCTGGGTTACACAGCAACTTGTATGATCTGCAAGAAACAAATAGAAAGTCACCTAGTTACAGAAAGTTACTTAATGTAGATGCTTCTAGACATGGTACATCGGAAAGCTATCATATGAGAAACTCTAACCAAAAATCTAGGTATGAAAAACATGAATATGGAGATGACCTGGAGAGAAGTAGGCATGATAAAGGAAAGACATATGATTCAGAAAGTTCAGTAACCCACAGAAATCATTCTCACGTGTATGACCGAAAAACACAACAGAAGAAACAAAATGATGAACATAGTTATAGATACGAAAGAGATGATTCTGATTATTATTTGAGAAAGAAAGATCACAGTACTCGGTCTACTCTAACGTCAAGATCTTTAAAGAGAGGATATGATTATGTGTCAGAAGATGCAGGTAAAGAAAGATCAAGAACGTATGAGAGGCGAAGGTCTGAGTCTGTGACTCAAGATGCATTTGGTGACAGATATGATCCGATTGTTTCACATGAAGACTATGATGCAAGAAATGATCAATTAGATTATGATGGAGTGCAGCGACATGGGACTTCCACAAGGAGGCATTTACCAAATAGTCACAGGATATAA